Genomic DNA from Triticum urartu cultivar G1812 unplaced genomic scaffold, Tu2.1 TuUngrouped_contig_8103, whole genome shotgun sequence:
TTCCGATCCTAATTATATTTTGATTTGAAGTACAGAGCAATGTTGGACTTTCTTTAGTTCATTCTGAATATTGCATCCTTGTTAGTCCGTGAAATTTATCTCAAGACTAACTCTGTAAACTAAAGATGTATGGAGATTTTCCAAGCAGCAATACCACCATATGGAAAGGTGCATCGATGCCCGATTTTCACAGCTCAAAAGTAGGCACTTGAGCGGAAGCACCCCTAGCGGCCTGGTACAACATGCGCCGCGTTATACTCCGGTAAGGATCTTCTTCTCTCTTCCTCTTAAGATAAGACATTAAGTTCTCCACTTCCGATTTTGTGTGTAGATACAAATCGCTTGCTTGTTTCTTGTCCATCAGCAGATTGTTCAGACCTTTCATCTTGATTGGCTTGCCGAACAGGAAGTATAAGCGACCTGGTACCTTAGGGAGAACAACTGGGAGATGCAAGGCCTGATTCCCATCCTCTCCAATGACCGTATCTCTGAAATAAAAGTGTTCCTACTACAGCTGAGCATGGCTAGTGTTGAGCAAATAATTTAGCAATAGAAAATATTTGATTATTAACTCCCCTTTTCAAAGGAAACGAGTCAGGACGATAGATATCTGACCTTAGAGTTGGAAGATCTTCATTGAATGATTTTATCCAGTCTTTGAGATAAGGGATGTTCTTTTGATCGTTGTAATCCAGGACTATCTGCAGAAGGAAAGGAACAAAGAATTAGCAGAATAGGTTCTCTCTTGTTTTGGAAGGAGATATACGTGCAATGTGTACTTGCCCTAGAAAAAACCTGAATGTATGATAGTGATCACTAATTAAGGTGTCTGATATTACTCTGTTACAATAAATATAAAAAGATCATGAAAAATAATTTAAAAGTAGCAAACTGTGTCCTTGAGTTAATTCAATATACAAAGGCACGAAAAGAATACCTCTAAAATTTCATCTTCTCCGACACAGCCAAATGGTATGATAGTAACTCCAAAACGGGCTACCATTCTTACAAATTCTGGTTTATCTGGCCAAAAGCACTGGTAGCCTTCACCCTGTCCAGTTCAACTTAATTAGTAAATCTAGGGGACAGCTCCTATGCACGGTGGGAGCAAACATGAAATTCATTTGTACAAATGCAAAAAAAAAATATTTAGTTCACCTTCCGGTGTAGAACTTCCCGAGCACCGCCTGGATAGAGGAGAACAAATTCATTTCTCTCGAATAACTTATACATATTGATCGGACTGACTGAAACTCCCCCGTACATAGATACTACATCGAATAGGGATAACTCCTGTCGCAAAGCCCAATTATGTCCAACAAAAAATAGTGGGTTGGACAATATTCGGATAGTTTCTTTCTTCTCTTTCAAGAACTCTTGAACAAGTGAAGGCATCTCTATCCCTAAGAGTTGGTGACGACCCACAAACAAGACAGGACCTTTGTTAGGAACACCACCGAGTCCACGTACAATTTTTCCAGTCTCCAGAGTAGACAACAAGACTGGGCTCATTGATTGATTGAGCAATCTGAAGAAGAGTTCAGCTAATCAGTCCGCTATCCTGGACAAATACCATGTGATGGTAGAGTGGATCTTTCCTAAATTGAATACATACCTGAAATCTTGGGTTGATTTCTTGAACTCTGTAAATGTAGGTGGAAGGAAATCGGTCACGGCATCCCATTTTCTTCCACGGCGGTACATGTTGACCCCTTTTATGACAGTTAGCAGGTTGAAGTCACGCTCCTGTGTAAGGACACTAAACTGTGAAGATTATTGTAAAGGTCATACTGAAAGGTAAAGTAGTTCTTCTTGTTTGGCTGGAGAGTTAAGAATTAGCAACAACAGATCAAGTGAAAACGAAGAAGCCATTATCAAGCATTTATCATGAGTACGATATATAATGCGTACCATGAGTAGTGTATGACCCCGGTTCCTAAAGTATCTAACTTTGCAGTTTTTCAGCATCTTAAATAGTCGATCAGCTTCTCCACATGGCGGCAGATTCTGGTTGCCACTGAATCCAAATATATTAGTGTGAGAGCCCTATTTTTTTTATGCCCTAATAGGAATCAATTGAATGTGCAATGCCCTAATATAGAAAAGGAACCTTGCAAGAAGTAAAACTTCTGCTTTTAGTCATgagactaaaacgtatccaagcatgGATGAGActagcaagttttagtcccactacttttagtcatgagactaaaacgtatccaagcaccctcttagatCTTCAAACGTGCAATAATGTGTGGGAGATTTTGAGAAAGAATAATGTGGGAGTTGGAAGAAAGAAGGGAGGGAGAGAGGCTTACATGTGTAAATTGATTTTACCTCATTTATTCATCGTACCTATTAGTGGCGCCTGTAGCAAACAACACACCACTAATTAGCCAATTACTAGTGACGAGGAATCATGTGGGCACACCACTATTCAGTGGGTCCTAGAAACTCACCTAGCAACGGTTATTAATGGCGCTCAGAGAAACAGCACACGCCGCTATAGAGCTAAGCACTAGCGACGTCCATAAATAAAGTCAAACTACTAGTGAGTGGTGCCTACATGCGAGCCAGGCAGAAATTATTAGTGGTGTGTGTCCTAATTTGCACGCTGCTACTAATTTTTGTCGGGCCAGCTTTTGGGTGGAACTTACTGGTGGCGTGCACTACGGCCGACAGACCATTGATGAGTGATTATTAGTGTCATTCATCTTTCACCTGCACACCATTAATATTTTGTTCACTTACCAATGGGATGCTGCTTTAGTGGCGCACCACTAATATGGTAATTCTATAAGGGGTTCCTCCACCGGCGTGGCATTGACTATAGTAGATGTGTTTGGTTCCTTGAAGTGGGGTGTGTGAATTATAGTAGGCGACAATGTTAGTCTTCTTCGAAGTCATCGGATGAAGTTGACAATGCTAGAATCTAGTTGACATGGGGAAGAACCCCTACCGAAGTGCGAGTAAGCCTTGGTTTGGTCACTTGTGCCGATCCAGTCCGTCGCCCCTATATGCATCCCTATGTGCAAAGGTTCTCTCTCACATATTGGTATTCTCATGATTCCCCACTTTCTCTTGCACTTCCTTGTTAGCGGTAGAGCCGATTTTGGATGACTCCTAGACGGGGCATATGATACTCTATGGGTGAAATTGTATTTACTTTACACAGGGTCATTTGTGCATCCCACGAGAACTAGGTTTGTCTTGTGTAGTAACCATTTGTATGCTTTGTGTAATCAATTTGATCAATGGAATATTTTTGTTTACAAATTTAAAATTTGATATAATAACGTTCAATTATTTTCTACTTTTTTATCGGCAGGGTATTTGAGGTGGGCTGCTTACACATACCAATAAACGATCGTACACCATTTGGAGGTACAGATAGATTGGCTATGTTTCAGAGAATAAAATGTTTGTTAGCATTCCAAGTCACCAGAGATGTACTACATAGTTTTAACCAAATAAATATAGAGAGATCCATAAATTATAAACTTGAACTCCTCCACCTCCTTATTCTTGATGATCTAGTAGAACGTCAGACTTTTTATTCTAGAATCAAAgatacctcatatttatcttgcATTAAATCCTAAGAAAGTTAATTAATATCAGAGAACATGTTTTGTATCCATATTTATATCCCCCCCCCCATTTCAAAATAATTCCCGGGTTAGGTTCGCCTCaagtcaaactttgtgatgtttgaccaagtttatagaaaaaatatcaacattcacaatTCCAACTGGATATTATTAGATCCACCAAGGAATATGTTTGcatatttttatttatttggtATTGTATATGTTGATATTTTTAATATAAATGTGGCCAAAACttacaaagtttgacttaaaaCAAAACTAATACGGGAAGTATTTCGAAATGGGGGGAGTAtaaacatatgatttcttagaagTCAAAACCTCTAAACCATTCATACACCCCTCAAATTATAAACATGCCCATTTTTTGTTCTAGAAGTGTTCATACACATTGCCTCATATTTATTTGCATTAACTTCTAAGGAAATTGTGCTCAGAGTACATCTATTGTATCCATTATCTTATAAAGCATATTATTTGCCAATCTAACTAATTAATTTAATTACACATGGTCAAATTAATCTAGACCCTTGCTAATTTACATTGGATAATACAATGATTCCCATAATAGATCCTCTAAAATCTTGCTATTACCTCACTAATTGTGACTTACTTAGGCTACTCGACAATATATTTTTCATTGTAGCTTTTTCTGTGCACACGGAGAATAcattgatttggttggattttcttCGTATATATTTATGAGATTAGATATTCCATGTTTACCTGTGAGTTTTATGAAGACCTAAATATTAGATATTTCAAACCATGAGTGGAGTCGCATGTTTTCCATTTCCAAAATTCTGATGAATTTATTTGAATGATGGCAGTAAGCTTGTAGTGTTTTCTATGACTTCATAGTACATAATTAACTGTTTTGTTGGAGCTAGAAAATTCGGTGCCGGGAAAATAGTATATTTTCTATTAAAGAGGATAACCCTGGGTCTCGGCATCGATTAATGCACATAAGCATGGAAAATAGTCTATTGAATAAATATGTGGTGTACAATGTGCAAATATTTGCTTGTGCGTGGGTCCTAGTGTAATCAAACATTGTTACTTCTATATTATGGCCTTTGAACACTAGTAACAGGAACCACCTTCATAGGATTCAGTGATTCCTACTAAATTTAAATGCATACAGGGCTAATACAAATAGTGGAAGAACATATCAAATATGAGCATGCTTTGTCACCTAGGTGGCTGATTCCTAGATGCACCCACGGTTCAAAAGGAGGAATCATACAGATACTAAACTTAGAGAAGTCCGCAGCATGCAGCACAAGAAGGTCGAGATGGAGGAACGGAGGAAACTGACCTACACCCTTATATAAAAGTATCTGGCACTAAGACTAAGGTCGAACATCCAAGATCTTCCAAGGCCTAGACTACCTAAAGATAGATCCAGTCTAGGCATGTCATCTTGGTCGTTCACCAGAGAACTCACCGAGTTCATATACAACTTGAGGAGCACGCCATTGTGTTGCTCCATTGTAATATCATCTAATATATATAATCACATGTAAGCATGAGTAGAGCTGCTATTCACATCACAGCGGCCGGAA
This window encodes:
- the LOC125531786 gene encoding phytyl ester synthase 1, chloroplastic-like, with product KAEVLLLASGNQNLPPCGEADRLFKMLKNCKVRYFRNRGHTLLMERDFNLLTVIKGVNMYRRGRKWDAVTDFLPPTFTEFKKSTQDFRLLNQSMSPVLLSTLETGKIVRGLGGVPNKGPVLFVGRHQLLGIEMPSLVQEFLKEKKETIRILSNPLFFVGHNWALRQELSLFDVVSMYGGVSVSPINMYKLFERNEFVLLYPGGAREVLHRKGEGYQCFWPDKPEFVRMVARFGVTIIPFGCVGEDEILEIVLDYNDQKNIPYLKDWIKSFNEDLPTLRDTVIGEDGNQALHLPVVLPKVPGRLYFLFGKPIKMKGLNNLLMDKKQASDLYLHTKSEVENLMSYLKRKREEDPYRSITRRMLYQAARGASAQVPTFEL